A genomic region of Nostoc sp. UHCC 0702 contains the following coding sequences:
- the mtnB gene encoding methylthioribulose 1-phosphate dehydratase has product MTSQTPSDRRLELIAAARQFYHQGWMVGTAGNLSARLPDASFWITASGRSKGELLLSDLVRIYPDGKQESSADLKPSAETVIHQVIYTLFPQAQACYHVHSIEANLVSRFVLGDFLPLPPLEMLKGLGIWEENPCCVLPIFANHLQVSRIATEIQERFTINLPQVPALLIRDHGVTVWASSPEAARNYIELVEYIFRYMVAARGIWGRWGDGGMWFDFAHQPGDEGDGGTRGITTDN; this is encoded by the coding sequence ATGACTAGCCAAACTCCAAGCGATCGCCGTCTTGAACTCATCGCCGCCGCCCGTCAATTTTATCACCAAGGTTGGATGGTGGGAACTGCGGGCAATCTTTCAGCGCGTTTACCAGATGCTAGTTTCTGGATTACAGCTAGTGGTCGGTCTAAAGGAGAATTGTTACTCAGTGATTTAGTTCGCATTTATCCAGATGGTAAGCAGGAGTCGTCAGCAGATTTAAAACCATCGGCTGAAACTGTTATTCACCAAGTAATTTATACCCTCTTTCCCCAAGCACAAGCTTGTTATCACGTCCACTCAATTGAGGCAAATTTGGTTTCTCGCTTTGTTCTTGGAGATTTTTTACCCTTACCGCCTTTAGAGATGCTCAAAGGTTTAGGAATTTGGGAAGAGAATCCTTGTTGTGTGCTTCCCATCTTTGCCAATCATTTACAAGTTTCTCGCATTGCAACTGAGATTCAAGAACGCTTTACAATTAATTTGCCACAAGTACCAGCTTTACTCATCCGTGACCACGGTGTTACAGTTTGGGCATCTTCTCCCGAAGCGGCTCGTAACTACATTGAGTTGGTAGAATACATCTTCCGCTACATGGTAGCTGCCCGTGGCATTTGGGGGAGATGGGGGGATGGGGGGATGTGGTTCGACTTCGCTCACCAACCGGGAGATGAGGGAGATGGGGGGACAAGGGGAATAACAACTGACAACTGA
- a CDS encoding HAD-IB family phosphatase — MNKQIVFCDFDGTITVEETFVAVFKKFSPELSAQLLPEMYARRLTLREGVRKILESIPSSSYGEILEFTQPQPIRPGFLELLDFLEFQKVPLVVVSGGLRGMVEVVLDSLVQRVHGIYAIDVDTSSSHLKVHSDYEGGTEMVAKVQVMAEYPAEQKIAIGDSLTDLNMALEASVVFARSSLAKYLNEYQKPYIPWNDFLEVRNHLAQLWK; from the coding sequence GTGAACAAGCAGATTGTTTTTTGCGACTTTGACGGCACCATCACAGTTGAGGAAACATTTGTTGCGGTTTTCAAAAAATTTTCACCTGAACTTTCTGCACAATTACTGCCCGAAATGTATGCACGACGGTTGACACTGCGAGAAGGAGTCAGGAAAATATTGGAATCAATTCCATCTTCAAGCTATGGCGAAATTTTGGAATTTACTCAACCCCAGCCAATCCGCCCAGGATTTTTAGAACTATTAGATTTTCTGGAGTTTCAGAAAGTGCCTTTAGTGGTAGTTTCTGGAGGACTGCGGGGAATGGTGGAAGTTGTCCTAGATAGTTTAGTTCAGCGGGTTCATGGCATCTATGCTATTGATGTAGATACCAGTAGTTCTCACCTAAAAGTACACTCTGATTACGAGGGTGGTACAGAAATGGTGGCGAAGGTGCAGGTAATGGCAGAGTATCCAGCCGAGCAAAAAATTGCGATCGGTGATTCCCTGACTGATCTAAATATGGCGCTTGAAGCTTCTGTAGTGTTTGCTCGTTCAAGCTTAGCTAAATATCTAAATGAATACCAAAAACCCTACATTCCCTGGAATGATTTCTTGGAAGTGCGTAACCATCTAGCTCAGTTATGGAAGTAA